One Pirellulales bacterium DNA window includes the following coding sequences:
- a CDS encoding CPXCG motif-containing cysteine-rich protein, producing MQSDSSYLCDSCGEEIIIPIDVSAGESQEYVEDCPVCCHPNIVHVEIDDDQTVRVWAEKE from the coding sequence ATGCAATCCGACTCGTCCTACCTTTGCGACAGTTGCGGCGAGGAAATCATTATTCCCATCGACGTTTCGGCGGGCGAAAGCCAAGAGTACGTCGAAGATTGCCCGGTCTGTTGTCATCCCAACATTGTGCACGTCGAAATCGACGACGATCAAACCGTGCGCGTCTGGGCCGAAAAGGAATAA
- the guaA gene encoding glutamine-hydrolyzing GMP synthase — MSIAIVPEKSLGIAAEKVLVLDFGSQFAQLIARRVREQNVYCEIVRYDITPARVREIAPRGLILSGGPASVYEKGAPHCDPKLFELGIPVLGICYGMQLVCEALGGKVESHPSREFGRAQCTVLPRSDEHGAGLFAGISAQTEVWMSHGDQVSAVSSDFVPLARTETCPITAVKHKRLPIYGLQFHPEVTHTPPGKAILKNFLTHICGCQGTWQLADFAEQTIREVRKRVGQQRVICGLSGGVDSAVVAALLAEAIGPQLSCILVDNGLLRKDEEAAIIREFTTHFKTDLHVVKAEEQFLAALAGVTDPQEKRRRIGHVFIDCFKAEAARIQGAHFLAQGTLYPDVIESGAAVDGPAATIKLHHNVGGLPAELGFELIEPLRDLFKDEVRRLGVQLGLPEEIVWRHPFPGPGLAVRCLGEVSRKRLDKLREADAIVVHEIRAAGLYRQTAQVFAVLLPVQSVGVMGDARTYEDTVAVRAVDTEDFMTADWSRLPHELLAKISSRIINEVRGINRVVYDISSKPPATIEWE, encoded by the coding sequence ATGTCGATTGCCATCGTGCCGGAAAAATCGTTGGGCATTGCCGCGGAAAAAGTGCTGGTGCTGGATTTCGGTTCGCAATTTGCGCAACTGATTGCCCGGCGGGTGCGCGAGCAGAATGTGTACTGCGAAATTGTGCGGTACGACATTACGCCGGCGCGGGTGCGGGAAATTGCTCCGCGAGGTTTGATTCTCTCTGGCGGCCCGGCCAGCGTGTACGAAAAGGGCGCGCCGCATTGCGATCCGAAATTGTTCGAGCTGGGCATTCCGGTGCTGGGCATTTGCTACGGCATGCAGTTGGTGTGCGAGGCGCTGGGAGGAAAAGTTGAAAGCCACCCGTCGCGGGAATTTGGGCGGGCACAGTGTACGGTACTGCCCCGCAGCGACGAGCACGGCGCAGGCCTATTCGCCGGTATTTCTGCACAAACGGAAGTGTGGATGAGCCACGGCGATCAGGTGAGCGCGGTTTCCAGCGACTTTGTGCCGCTGGCCCGGACCGAAACGTGCCCCATCACGGCCGTGAAGCACAAGCGGCTGCCAATTTACGGCCTGCAATTTCATCCCGAGGTAACGCACACGCCGCCGGGCAAGGCGATTTTAAAAAACTTCCTCACGCACATTTGCGGCTGTCAGGGCACATGGCAACTGGCCGATTTCGCCGAGCAAACCATCCGCGAAGTGCGAAAGCGCGTCGGGCAGCAGCGCGTGATTTGCGGCCTGTCGGGCGGAGTCGATTCGGCCGTGGTGGCGGCGCTGTTGGCGGAAGCGATTGGGCCGCAACTGTCGTGCATTTTGGTCGACAACGGCCTGTTGCGCAAAGATGAAGAGGCGGCGATTATCCGCGAATTCACCACGCACTTCAAAACCGATTTGCACGTGGTGAAGGCGGAGGAGCAGTTTTTAGCGGCGCTGGCGGGCGTCACCGATCCGCAAGAAAAACGGCGGCGGATTGGGCACGTGTTTATCGACTGCTTCAAAGCCGAGGCGGCGCGCATTCAAGGAGCCCACTTTTTAGCGCAGGGGACGCTGTATCCTGACGTGATTGAAAGCGGGGCGGCAGTGGACGGGCCCGCGGCGACGATCAAGCTGCATCACAATGTGGGCGGATTGCCGGCGGAGTTGGGCTTTGAACTGATCGAGCCGCTGCGCGATTTATTTAAGGACGAAGTGCGCCGCCTGGGAGTGCAATTGGGATTGCCGGAAGAAATTGTCTGGCGGCATCCGTTTCCCGGCCCGGGCCTGGCCGTGCGCTGCCTGGGGGAAGTGAGTCGCAAGCGGTTGGATAAATTGCGCGAAGCCGATGCCATTGTGGTGCACGAAATTCGTGCGGCCGGATTGTATCGGCAAACGGCCCAGGTGTTCGCCGTGTTGCTGCCGGTGCAAAGCGTGGGTGTGATGGGCGACGCGCGGACTTATGAAGACACGGTGGCGGTGCGGGCGGTCGACACGGAAGATTTTATGACCGCCGATTGGAGCCGCCTGCCGCACGAGCTGCTGGCGAAGATCTCGTCGCGGATCATCAATGAAGTCCGCGGCATCAATCGCGTGGTGTACGACATTAGCAGTAAACCGCCAGCCACGATTGAGTGGGAATAG
- the surE gene encoding 5'/3'-nucleotidase SurE: MQILLTNDDGIFAPGLAAMEKALARLGNVTVCAPATEQSGVGHSITFLTPLVVKEIVEGNRRRWAVDGSPADSVKIGIAEYCPQRPDLVVSGINGGLNSGINVLYSGTVAAAVEGAFFGITSVAVSLEWDERFQFEKAADIALAVIEKILANQGNRPTLYNLNIPTAALGKPPHVKVVPMAVQQYGEKYEKRTDPRGRNYYWAMGGPPTSIGDEATDLSELEKGFITLTPLHFDLTRHNFIAPMQKWNWI, translated from the coding sequence GTGCAAATTCTCCTCACCAACGACGATGGCATTTTCGCCCCCGGCCTGGCCGCCATGGAAAAGGCCCTCGCGCGCCTGGGGAACGTCACCGTGTGCGCCCCGGCCACGGAGCAAAGCGGCGTCGGCCACTCCATCACCTTTCTCACGCCGCTAGTGGTGAAAGAAATTGTCGAAGGCAACCGCCGCCGCTGGGCCGTCGATGGCAGCCCGGCCGATTCGGTCAAAATTGGCATCGCCGAATACTGCCCGCAGCGCCCCGACCTGGTGGTCAGCGGCATCAACGGCGGACTGAACTCCGGCATCAATGTGCTATACAGCGGCACCGTGGCCGCGGCCGTCGAAGGGGCGTTTTTCGGCATCACTAGCGTTGCGGTGTCGCTAGAATGGGACGAGCGCTTCCAGTTCGAAAAGGCCGCCGACATCGCGCTGGCGGTCATCGAAAAAATTCTGGCCAACCAAGGCAACCGGCCCACGCTGTATAATCTCAACATTCCCACGGCCGCGCTGGGCAAGCCGCCGCACGTAAAAGTGGTGCCCATGGCCGTTCAGCAATACGGCGAGAAGTATGAAAAACGAACCGACCCGCGCGGCCGCAATTATTATTGGGCCATGGGCGGGCCGCCGACTTCCATCGGCGACGAAGCCACCGATTTAAGCGAACTGGAAAAAGGATTCATCACGCTCACGCCGCTGCATTTCGATTTAACCCGCCACAATTTTATTGCCCCCATGCAAAAATGGAACTGGATATAG